Proteins from one Catenuloplanes atrovinosus genomic window:
- a CDS encoding cytochrome d ubiquinol oxidase subunit II, producing MFWILLLGALFAGYLTLAARDYGPALLGDRGPFDPRFLGRQVWLVAAAGLLFGAFPALEGELLARHAAVVTPALAGTVVATVAIPLRRRRLAALGSATAAAGWGGLLGALLTAEPAGIAALAAVQLALTATQGAALRADPRNTARLALLTLSVATAALVVLPFFSAVRVGTPTAYPGLLLIVVLIGLLAVTAHAARRHRWRPARAAITVSLALPVPIVSLLTWPYALIPGPAPGAGATWEHALADPATLRLLALVALPALPLAVLALWAGKSSRRSQVEGHSPEFHRLWLT from the coding sequence ATGTTCTGGATTCTGCTGCTCGGCGCGCTGTTCGCCGGCTACCTCACGCTCGCCGCCCGCGACTACGGCCCCGCGCTGCTCGGCGACCGCGGCCCGTTCGACCCGCGCTTCCTCGGCCGCCAGGTCTGGCTGGTCGCCGCCGCCGGCCTGCTGTTCGGCGCGTTCCCCGCGCTGGAGGGCGAGCTGCTGGCCCGGCACGCGGCCGTGGTCACGCCCGCGCTCGCCGGGACCGTCGTCGCCACGGTCGCGATCCCGCTGCGCCGGCGCCGGCTGGCCGCGCTCGGCTCCGCGACCGCGGCCGCCGGCTGGGGCGGCCTGCTCGGCGCGCTGCTGACCGCCGAACCGGCCGGCATCGCGGCGCTGGCCGCGGTCCAGCTCGCGCTCACCGCCACGCAGGGCGCGGCCCTGCGGGCCGACCCTCGAAACACGGCCAGACTCGCACTGCTCACGCTGAGTGTCGCCACCGCGGCGCTCGTCGTGCTTCCGTTCTTCTCGGCGGTACGGGTGGGAACTCCCACGGCGTACCCCGGCTTGCTGCTGATCGTGGTCTTGATCGGCCTGCTCGCGGTGACGGCTCACGCCGCGCGCCGCCACCGGTGGCGCCCGGCGCGGGCGGCGATCACCGTCTCGCTCGCCCTCCCGGTCCCGATCGTCTCCCTGCTGACCTGGCCCTACGCGCTGATCCCCGGCCCCGCCCCGGGCGCCGGCGCGACGTGGGAGCACGCGCTCGCCGACCCGGCCACGCTCCGCCTGCTGGCGCTGGTGGCGCTGCCCGCGCTGCCGCTGGCCGTGCTCGCCCTCTGGGCCGGGAAAAGTTCCCGGCGAAGTCAGGTAGAAGGTCACTCGCCGGAGTTCCACCGGCTCTGGTTGACTTGA
- a CDS encoding PadR family transcriptional regulator — protein MKAHSLHGHLDALLLAVLEGDTLHGYAIIEALKARSGGTLDLPTGTIYPALRRLERAGYVESEWSTVNGRNRRTYRLTGAGRRALAGERASWAELSSTIGRFLGGDIRHT, from the coding sequence GTGAAGGCGCACTCGCTGCACGGCCACCTCGACGCGCTGCTGCTCGCGGTCCTGGAAGGCGACACGCTGCACGGCTACGCGATCATCGAGGCGCTGAAGGCCCGCAGCGGGGGCACCCTCGACCTGCCCACCGGCACCATCTACCCCGCGTTGCGGCGTCTCGAACGCGCCGGATACGTGGAGAGCGAGTGGAGCACGGTCAACGGGCGCAACCGGCGTACGTACCGGCTGACCGGCGCGGGCCGGCGCGCGCTCGCCGGAGAGCGGGCCAGCTGGGCGGAGCTGAGCAGCACCATCGGCCGCTTCCTGGGCGGCGACATCCGGCATACGTGA
- the cydD gene encoding thiol reductant ABC exporter subunit CydD — MRPFDPRLLRRVPATRRHLALLGVFGVAAGILIISQATALAAALTAAWQGRLDTAALAAFVVIIVLRAGLTWAQGVVAARSAATVKAALRVELLGAVGARGPGWLGGQRAGEIATLAGRGLDALDNYFTGYLPQLIMGVTVPVAVLARLVFTDLTSAITIAATLPLIPVFGALLGWQAQAATERQWRRLSLLGGHFLDMVAGLPTLRVFGRARAQVEVVRRMADGHRIATMKTLRIAFLSALALELVSTLSVALVAVPVGLRVLDGALTLQVALLLLLLTPEAYLPLRAAGARFHASMEGLTALDAAFTLSTAPAKDPLPAGTPDRPAAGTLGERATAPPAGTPAGRTAGTPLGLAAGAPAGSPGDGSGAAPATGTSPAAFEEIRFEGVTVEYDRVVALRDVSLTVAAGDRIAIVGPSGAGKSTLLGLLLGFVTPTSGRVLVDGADLATIDPEQWRRRLAWVPQRAHLFATTMAGNIRLGAPSATDADVAAAARAALLDDVIAGLPDGLRTRLGERGHGLSSGQRQRVALARAFLRADAPLLLLDEPTARLDGASESAVLDASRRLVTGRTALLVAHRPALLAEAGRILRIEDGHLTELPALVTT; from the coding sequence ATGCGCCCGTTCGATCCCCGCCTGCTGCGGCGAGTGCCCGCGACCCGGCGCCACCTCGCCCTGCTGGGTGTGTTCGGGGTGGCCGCCGGGATTCTGATCATCTCGCAGGCGACCGCGCTCGCGGCCGCGCTCACCGCCGCCTGGCAGGGCCGGCTGGACACCGCCGCGCTCGCCGCGTTCGTCGTGATCATCGTGCTGCGCGCGGGCCTGACCTGGGCACAGGGCGTGGTCGCGGCCCGCAGCGCCGCGACCGTCAAGGCCGCGCTGCGCGTGGAGCTGCTCGGCGCGGTCGGCGCGCGCGGCCCCGGCTGGCTCGGCGGGCAGCGGGCCGGCGAGATCGCCACGCTGGCCGGCCGCGGGCTGGACGCGCTGGACAACTACTTCACCGGCTACCTGCCCCAGCTCATCATGGGCGTGACCGTGCCGGTCGCGGTCCTGGCCCGCCTGGTCTTCACGGACCTCACCTCGGCCATCACGATCGCGGCCACGCTGCCGCTGATCCCCGTCTTCGGCGCGCTGCTCGGCTGGCAGGCGCAGGCCGCCACCGAGCGGCAGTGGCGACGGCTCTCCCTGCTCGGCGGCCACTTCCTCGACATGGTCGCCGGCCTGCCCACGCTGCGCGTCTTCGGCCGGGCCCGCGCCCAGGTCGAGGTGGTCCGCCGGATGGCCGACGGCCACCGCATCGCCACCATGAAGACGCTGCGCATCGCCTTCCTCTCCGCGCTCGCGCTCGAGCTGGTCTCCACCCTCTCCGTCGCCCTGGTCGCGGTCCCGGTGGGCCTGCGCGTGCTGGACGGCGCCCTCACTCTTCAGGTCGCACTGCTCCTGCTGCTGCTCACCCCCGAGGCGTACCTCCCGCTCCGCGCCGCCGGCGCCCGCTTCCACGCCAGCATGGAGGGGCTCACCGCGCTCGACGCGGCCTTCACCCTCTCCACCGCCCCCGCGAAGGACCCCCTCCCGGCCGGGACGCCGGACCGGCCCGCGGCCGGAACCCTCGGCGAGCGCGCGACCGCACCGCCGGCCGGAACGCCGGCCGGGCGCACCGCCGGAACCCCGCTCGGACTCGCCGCCGGGGCACCGGCCGGGTCCCCCGGTGACGGCTCGGGGGCCGCCCCCGCGACCGGCACGTCGCCCGCCGCGTTCGAGGAGATCCGGTTCGAGGGCGTCACCGTGGAGTACGACCGGGTGGTCGCGCTGCGGGACGTCTCGCTGACCGTCGCCGCCGGCGACCGGATCGCGATCGTCGGCCCGAGCGGCGCCGGCAAGAGCACGCTGCTCGGCCTGCTCCTCGGCTTCGTCACGCCCACCTCCGGCCGCGTCCTGGTGGACGGCGCCGACCTCGCCACGATCGACCCGGAGCAGTGGCGCCGCCGCCTCGCCTGGGTGCCGCAGCGGGCGCACCTGTTCGCCACCACGATGGCGGGCAACATCCGGCTCGGCGCCCCGTCCGCGACCGACGCCGACGTGGCCGCCGCCGCCCGCGCCGCGCTGCTCGACGACGTGATCGCCGGTCTGCCCGACGGCCTCCGCACCCGCCTCGGCGAACGCGGCCACGGCCTCTCCAGCGGCCAGCGCCAGCGCGTCGCCCTGGCCCGCGCGTTCCTCCGCGCCGACGCGCCGCTGCTCCTGCTCGACGAGCCCACCGCCCGGCTGGACGGCGCCTCCGAGTCCGCCGTGCTCGACGCCAGCCGCCGCCTGGTCACCGGCCGTACCGCGCTGCTGGTCGCGCACCGCCCGGCCCTGCTCGCCGAGGCCGGCCGCATCCTCCGCATCGAGGACGGCCACCTGACCGAACTCCCCGCTCTGGTGACGACATGA
- a CDS encoding Uma2 family endonuclease, producing MTTLHLPDVVEDGFTLDDLEGLPSKLRYEIHDGRLVIMSPARLWHQRVARRIANLLEKAGRFADTEVGVRRSNRDTRVADVGVFHEAPTNPHETWHDAAKIALAVEVWSPSSDARDHAPRWYAEQGVSTYWLAKPLDGEGDPWDAEITIFELARTMSGSHEYVERKKSTLTDLEKNGLG from the coding sequence ATGACTACGCTCCACCTGCCTGATGTCGTCGAGGATGGATTCACCCTTGACGATCTTGAGGGCCTGCCCTCAAAGCTTCGCTATGAGATTCACGACGGACGGCTAGTCATCATGTCGCCGGCCCGGCTCTGGCATCAGCGGGTCGCCCGGCGCATCGCCAACCTGCTCGAAAAGGCGGGGCGGTTCGCGGATACCGAGGTCGGAGTCCGGCGGAGCAATCGAGATACCCGCGTGGCCGACGTGGGCGTGTTCCACGAGGCACCTACCAACCCGCACGAGACCTGGCACGACGCGGCGAAGATCGCTCTGGCGGTAGAGGTGTGGTCGCCCTCATCGGATGCCAGGGATCACGCGCCGCGCTGGTACGCCGAACAAGGCGTCTCGACCTACTGGCTGGCGAAGCCGCTCGACGGCGAAGGCGATCCGTGGGATGCCGAGATCACGATCTTTGAGCTCGCCCGAACCATGTCGGGCAGTCACGAATATGTCGAGCGCAAGAAGTCCACGCTGACCGACCTGGAGAAGAACGGCCTCGGCTGA
- a CDS encoding BlaI/MecI/CopY family transcriptional regulator, with protein sequence MIRLGDLERAVMDVLWDGAGGGHTVRDVADALKDRGLAYTTVMTVLDRLAGKGMVERERAGRAWSYRAAAPREAYIAQLMLDALDLAGSRDAALVRFARSVSGTEAEVLRSALSDEAGGGKQ encoded by the coding sequence GTGATACGGCTGGGTGACCTCGAGCGTGCGGTGATGGACGTCCTGTGGGACGGGGCCGGCGGGGGTCACACGGTGCGGGACGTCGCGGACGCGCTGAAGGATCGCGGGCTGGCGTATACGACCGTGATGACGGTGCTGGACCGGCTGGCCGGCAAGGGCATGGTGGAGCGCGAGCGCGCGGGCCGGGCCTGGAGCTACCGGGCGGCGGCGCCACGTGAGGCGTATATCGCGCAGCTCATGCTGGACGCGCTGGACCTGGCCGGGAGCCGGGACGCGGCGCTGGTGCGGTTCGCGCGGTCGGTGAGCGGGACCGAGGCCGAGGTGCTGCGCAGCGCGCTGTCCGACGAGGCCGGGGGCGGGAAACAATGA
- a CDS encoding cytochrome ubiquinol oxidase subunit I → MDAVEWARVQFGVTAGMHFLFVLVTLGLVTLLVIIEAAWVITKRPGALRALRFWGTLYVINYVVGIASGIVMEFQFGLNWSGVSRVAGNVVGAPLAVETLVAFTLESVLLGLWLAGWHRIRPWAHLLLLVGVALTAYLSVFWIMVGNAYLQNPVGHEIRPDGTAVLTDPAALLTNPTLTLALVHVAGAALACGGFLMAGLSAWHLLRRRTVAFRGPARLGLLTGLAGLYLSFNSGWAQLGPVGTVQPTKYGEDADRIAAATAFAGRFGGRPADYLPPAWIDVPYEIMQFVAFGMAIFLYLLPLLFRDLLLRWRWSLALLICAAPLPFVAAICGWLLREVGRAPFAIYGMLPAADAITPRSPTMAAASCVFFAVLVIALGVLNWTLLLRAAGRGLDDPPLGRPVRDDEPATTVMA, encoded by the coding sequence ATGGACGCGGTCGAGTGGGCGCGGGTGCAGTTCGGCGTAACGGCGGGGATGCACTTCCTCTTCGTCCTGGTCACCCTCGGGCTCGTCACCCTCCTGGTGATCATCGAAGCCGCCTGGGTGATCACCAAGCGCCCCGGCGCACTGCGCGCCCTCCGCTTCTGGGGCACCCTCTACGTGATCAACTACGTTGTCGGCATCGCCAGCGGCATCGTGATGGAGTTCCAGTTCGGGCTGAACTGGAGCGGCGTCTCCCGGGTGGCCGGCAATGTGGTCGGCGCGCCCCTGGCCGTGGAGACGCTGGTCGCGTTCACCCTGGAGTCCGTGCTGCTCGGCCTCTGGCTGGCCGGCTGGCACCGGATCCGCCCGTGGGCGCACCTGCTGCTGCTCGTCGGCGTCGCGCTCACCGCGTACCTCTCGGTGTTCTGGATCATGGTTGGCAACGCCTACCTGCAGAACCCGGTCGGCCACGAGATCCGCCCGGACGGCACGGCCGTGCTCACCGACCCGGCCGCGCTGCTGACCAACCCGACGCTCACGCTCGCGCTGGTGCACGTGGCCGGCGCGGCGCTGGCCTGCGGCGGCTTCCTGATGGCCGGCCTCTCCGCCTGGCACCTGCTCCGCCGCCGTACCGTCGCGTTTCGCGGCCCGGCCCGGCTCGGCCTGCTCACCGGCCTCGCCGGGCTCTACCTGAGTTTCAACTCCGGCTGGGCGCAGCTCGGCCCGGTCGGCACGGTGCAGCCGACCAAGTACGGCGAGGACGCCGACCGGATCGCCGCCGCCACCGCGTTCGCCGGCCGGTTCGGCGGGCGGCCCGCGGACTACCTGCCGCCGGCCTGGATCGACGTCCCGTACGAGATCATGCAGTTCGTCGCGTTCGGCATGGCGATCTTCCTCTACCTGCTGCCGCTGCTCTTCCGCGACCTGCTGCTGCGCTGGCGATGGTCGCTGGCGCTGCTCATCTGCGCCGCGCCGCTGCCGTTCGTGGCCGCGATCTGCGGGTGGCTGCTCCGCGAGGTCGGCCGCGCGCCGTTCGCGATCTACGGGATGCTGCCCGCCGCCGACGCGATCACGCCGCGCTCGCCCACCATGGCCGCCGCGTCCTGCGTGTTCTTCGCGGTGCTGGTGATCGCGCTCGGCGTGCTCAACTGGACGCTGCTGCTCCGCGCCGCCGGCCGCGGCCTCGACGATCCGCCGCTCGGCCGCCCGGTGCGCGACGACGAGCCCGCCACGACGGTGATGGCCTGA
- a CDS encoding MFS transporter, translated as MFSPLRERNYRLWAASDIVSVGGTWMQVLGLNWLVLSATGSATAMGVIVMLQSLPVLLLGSWGGALADRLPARPVLVISQVIRALLSLGLLAATVAGADALWPIYAVALLSGVISSIEGPALGRFGSALVPRESLAPALALGSVLGSGGRILGMALGGVLVGMSGPGVLFAINAASFGVVVIALAMMRPAEMYPLARARAGSADAGVMAGLRYLATQPVVLVTLALAFVIGSLGRNYQVTMAAMVAGPLEGGAGGYGITSTVFAVGAVVGGLLLASTGKATHTVLVAAGAVISVLQLLSAVAPNLLTFSMLILPIAAGAVIFDTVVSTRIQLDTREDMRGRVLASLGLISSMAGIVGAPVLGWLCDVLGARGALGLAGAVTTVAALAGALVLARAKGVPVPVLRTVRRVVLRRIPAAPSITTAVIPTDAVVPAQPLLTAAAVVAAPAGALIPPTPGRRPLSAAAVVPAPHGAPPHHGSTHPAPNRPGSSARPAVVAHAAAQQAEQATGRRRTLLSLGTGRRGRTVSEGTEQRASFR; from the coding sequence ATGTTCTCGCCGCTGCGTGAGCGCAACTACCGGCTCTGGGCCGCTTCCGACATCGTGTCGGTCGGCGGCACCTGGATGCAGGTCCTCGGCCTGAACTGGCTGGTGCTCAGCGCCACCGGATCCGCGACCGCGATGGGCGTCATCGTGATGCTGCAGTCGCTGCCGGTCCTGCTGCTCGGCAGCTGGGGCGGCGCGCTCGCCGACCGGCTCCCCGCCCGCCCGGTCCTGGTGATCAGCCAGGTGATCCGCGCGCTGCTGTCGCTCGGGCTGCTCGCCGCCACGGTCGCCGGCGCGGACGCGCTCTGGCCGATCTACGCGGTCGCGCTGCTCTCCGGCGTGATCAGCTCCATCGAGGGCCCGGCGCTCGGCCGGTTCGGCTCCGCGCTCGTCCCGCGCGAGTCGCTGGCACCGGCGCTGGCGCTCGGCTCCGTGCTCGGCTCCGGCGGCCGCATCCTCGGCATGGCGCTCGGCGGCGTGCTGGTCGGCATGTCCGGCCCGGGCGTGCTGTTCGCGATCAACGCGGCCAGCTTCGGCGTCGTCGTCATCGCGCTCGCCATGATGCGGCCCGCGGAGATGTACCCGCTGGCCCGCGCGCGGGCCGGCTCCGCCGACGCCGGCGTCATGGCCGGGCTGCGCTACCTCGCCACCCAGCCGGTCGTGCTGGTCACGCTGGCGCTCGCGTTCGTGATCGGCTCGCTGGGCCGCAACTACCAGGTCACCATGGCCGCCATGGTCGCCGGGCCGCTCGAGGGCGGCGCCGGCGGGTACGGCATCACCTCCACCGTCTTCGCGGTCGGCGCGGTCGTCGGCGGCCTGCTGCTCGCCTCCACCGGCAAGGCCACGCACACGGTGCTGGTCGCCGCCGGCGCCGTGATCAGCGTGCTCCAGCTGCTCTCCGCCGTCGCCCCGAACCTGCTCACCTTCTCGATGCTGATCCTGCCGATCGCGGCCGGCGCGGTCATCTTCGACACGGTGGTCAGCACCCGCATCCAGCTGGACACCCGCGAGGACATGCGCGGCCGGGTCCTGGCCTCGCTCGGCCTGATCTCCTCGATGGCCGGCATCGTCGGCGCCCCGGTCCTCGGCTGGCTCTGCGACGTGCTCGGCGCGCGTGGCGCCCTCGGCCTGGCCGGCGCCGTCACCACCGTCGCCGCGCTGGCCGGCGCGCTGGTCCTGGCCCGCGCCAAGGGCGTCCCGGTGCCGGTGCTGCGCACCGTCCGCCGCGTCGTCCTGCGCCGCATCCCGGCCGCGCCGTCCATCACCACCGCGGTCATCCCGACCGACGCCGTCGTCCCGGCCCAGCCGCTGCTCACCGCGGCCGCCGTGGTCGCCGCACCGGCCGGCGCGCTGATCCCGCCGACTCCGGGCCGCCGCCCGCTGTCCGCCGCCGCGGTCGTCCCGGCCCCGCACGGCGCGCCGCCGCACCACGGGTCCACCCACCCGGCCCCGAACCGTCCCGGCTCCTCCGCGCGCCCGGCCGTGGTCGCGCACGCGGCGGCGCAGCAGGCCGAGCAGGCGACCGGCCGCCGTCGCACGCTGCTGTCGCTCGGCACCGGCCGGCGCGGCCGGACGGTCTCGGAGGGGACGGAGCAGCGGGCGTCGTTCCGCTGA
- the cydC gene encoding thiol reductant ABC exporter subunit CydC — translation MTPAGADRGPVPPGGAVHADGADAAPAGTGAGIAGAGGTVVAGAPAGAATGAAVPRPARRPELVVLRMARPYLARLIGAGLLAAATELAGLALMATATWLLITAADLPPLPVLTVAIVSVRALAVGRGVLRYTERLASHDAVLRLLTDVRARVFGALAARRTPAPGSHSGDALSRLVSDVDAVQDLLIRVVVPAAAAACVAVLALAGTAVIAPAAGLPLAAGLLVAGLLLPVVAVALTRRTADRMAPLRGELAADAIDLTHGAADLAAFGATGDALTAAAARAGELARLERRLALTGWAVDGTGVLVSGLTSAAVLVTALRSGAGGAEVGVLAVGTLAAVEATLALVVAARQWAQLRGGLARVAELLSAPSLTDPPPPAGSTPEGTAGTGLELRDVVVRYRESDAPALDGIDLSIPPGARIALAGPSGAGKSTLLGVLTGTVVPESGEATLDGVPIAAYPERDLPRHVGGLLAEAHVFHASVRENLLLGRDATDPAEQAAAMRAADLLDWVEEQPDGWDTLVGEEGAKLSGGQRQRLALARALLAAPPHLLLDEPTEGLDPRAADRVLRQALDALPPRTAVLLVTHRLRGLAGFDEILVLDRGRVIQRGRHDDLIAQPGWYADTWLAQEAAERGYLAVSP, via the coding sequence ATGACCCCCGCCGGCGCCGACCGGGGTCCCGTCCCGCCCGGCGGTGCCGTCCACGCGGACGGCGCCGATGCCGCCCCCGCCGGCACGGGCGCCGGTATCGCCGGAGCCGGCGGCACCGTCGTCGCCGGAGCACCGGCCGGAGCGGCCACCGGAGCCGCCGTCCCTCGCCCGGCGCGGCGGCCCGAACTGGTCGTCCTGCGGATGGCGCGTCCCTATCTCGCCCGGCTGATCGGCGCCGGCCTGCTGGCAGCGGCCACCGAGCTCGCCGGGCTGGCGCTGATGGCGACCGCGACCTGGTTGCTGATCACCGCGGCCGACCTGCCGCCGCTGCCGGTGCTGACCGTCGCGATCGTCTCCGTGCGCGCGCTCGCCGTCGGGCGCGGCGTACTGCGCTACACCGAGCGGCTGGCCAGCCACGACGCGGTGCTGCGGCTGCTCACGGACGTCCGCGCCCGGGTCTTCGGCGCGCTGGCCGCACGCCGTACCCCCGCGCCCGGCTCCCACTCCGGGGACGCGCTGAGCCGGCTCGTCTCGGACGTCGACGCGGTCCAGGACCTGCTGATCCGCGTGGTCGTCCCGGCCGCGGCCGCCGCGTGCGTGGCCGTGCTGGCGCTGGCCGGCACCGCGGTGATCGCGCCGGCCGCCGGGCTGCCGCTCGCGGCCGGGCTGCTGGTCGCGGGCCTGCTGCTGCCGGTGGTCGCGGTCGCGCTGACCCGGCGTACCGCGGACCGGATGGCCCCGCTCCGCGGCGAACTGGCCGCCGACGCGATCGACCTGACGCACGGCGCCGCGGACCTGGCCGCGTTCGGCGCGACCGGCGACGCGCTCACCGCCGCGGCCGCCCGCGCCGGCGAACTGGCCCGGCTGGAGCGCCGCCTGGCGCTGACCGGCTGGGCGGTGGACGGGACCGGCGTACTCGTCTCCGGCCTGACCTCCGCCGCCGTGCTGGTGACCGCGCTGCGCTCCGGCGCGGGCGGCGCCGAGGTCGGCGTGCTCGCGGTCGGCACCCTCGCCGCGGTCGAGGCCACCCTGGCGCTGGTGGTGGCCGCCCGGCAGTGGGCCCAGCTGCGCGGCGGCCTGGCCCGCGTCGCGGAACTGCTGTCCGCCCCGTCGCTCACCGACCCGCCCCCACCCGCCGGATCAACCCCCGAGGGTACGGCCGGCACCGGCCTGGAACTGCGCGACGTGGTGGTCCGCTACCGGGAGTCCGACGCGCCCGCGCTGGACGGGATCGACCTGAGCATCCCGCCCGGCGCCCGGATCGCGCTCGCCGGGCCGAGCGGCGCCGGCAAGAGCACGCTGCTCGGCGTGCTGACCGGCACGGTCGTACCCGAGTCCGGCGAGGCGACGCTGGACGGCGTGCCCATCGCGGCCTACCCCGAGCGGGACCTGCCCCGGCACGTCGGCGGCCTGCTGGCCGAGGCGCACGTCTTCCACGCCAGCGTCCGGGAGAACCTGCTGCTCGGCCGCGACGCCACCGACCCGGCCGAGCAGGCCGCCGCGATGCGCGCCGCCGACCTGCTGGACTGGGTCGAGGAGCAGCCCGACGGCTGGGACACGCTGGTCGGCGAGGAGGGCGCGAAGCTCTCCGGCGGCCAGCGGCAGCGCCTCGCCCTGGCCCGCGCGCTGCTCGCCGCCCCTCCTCACCTGCTGCTCGACGAGCCCACCGAGGGCCTGGACCCGCGGGCCGCCGACCGGGTGCTGCGCCAGGCGCTGGACGCGCTGCCGCCCCGGACCGCGGTCCTGCTGGTCACGCACCGGCTGCGCGGCCTGGCCGGGTTCGACGAGATCCTGGTCCTCGACCGCGGCCGCGTCATCCAGCGCGGCCGGCACGACGACCTGATCGCCCAGCCCGGCTGGTACGCCGACACCTGGCTCGCCCAGGAGGCCGCCGAACGCGGCTACCTCGCCGTCTCCCCCTGA
- a CDS encoding M56 family metallopeptidase — MIHALHFAGGALLAYLTARVLARARWTWRIPRVAIVCWQLIGLGFGLSAIGVPLALGLDPYDAAPGTALRMLAADLLGGRLPAGLGLGHLAAIAVSLGIGATLAGTTINSLIRAVRAQRRHRDLLTLVARDDPAAPGALVLDHPSAAAYCLPGLHPRVVVSAGTLDLLDRAQLAAVLEHERAHADERHDLVLLPFTALCRALPWAAWLHAAAAMVALLVEMRADDRALDKHAEGPLASALLRFATAGPRLTPSGALGAADRDVEARVQRLLARRRPARVRGAVALAAATTLVALPISLFLS; from the coding sequence ATGATCCACGCGCTGCACTTCGCCGGCGGGGCCCTGCTCGCCTACCTGACCGCGCGGGTGCTGGCGCGGGCCCGGTGGACGTGGCGGATCCCCCGGGTGGCGATCGTCTGCTGGCAGCTGATCGGGCTCGGGTTCGGGCTGAGCGCGATCGGCGTACCGCTGGCTCTGGGCCTCGACCCCTACGACGCGGCGCCCGGCACGGCGCTCCGGATGCTGGCCGCGGACCTGCTGGGCGGGCGGCTGCCGGCCGGGCTCGGCCTCGGGCACCTGGCCGCGATCGCGGTCAGCCTCGGCATCGGCGCCACGCTCGCCGGGACCACGATCAACAGCCTGATCCGGGCGGTACGGGCCCAGCGCCGCCACCGCGACCTGCTCACCCTGGTCGCCCGGGACGACCCGGCCGCGCCCGGCGCGCTGGTGCTCGACCACCCGAGCGCCGCCGCGTACTGCCTGCCCGGCCTGCACCCGCGCGTCGTGGTCAGCGCCGGCACGCTCGACCTGCTCGACCGCGCCCAGCTCGCCGCCGTGCTGGAACACGAGCGCGCGCACGCGGACGAGCGCCACGACCTGGTGCTGCTCCCGTTCACCGCGCTCTGCCGGGCCCTGCCCTGGGCCGCCTGGCTGCACGCCGCCGCCGCGATGGTCGCGCTGCTGGTGGAGATGCGCGCGGATGACCGCGCCCTGGACAAGCACGCGGAGGGCCCGCTCGCCTCCGCCCTGCTCCGCTTCGCCACCGCCGGCCCGCGACTCACCCCGTCCGGCGCCCTCGGTGCCGCCGACCGCGACGTCGAGGCACGCGTACAGCGCCTGCTCGCCCGCCGCCGCCCCGCCCGCGTCCGCGGCGCGGTCGCGCTGGCCGCCGCCACCACCCTGGTCGCCCTTCCGATCTCCCTCTTCCTCTCCTGA
- a CDS encoding DNA primase, with amino-acid sequence MAAQTPNRQDADEPETGLDEDAVTSAADDDTVDDDEVTAAEIDRSLWEETRIDPVSIALPSGVGYTLRAYRPSTEVTPTEIEAEDDDDPFAARARRLREDEDDDLDDEEDGELVILDEKAKELFDEADKDEKSDEPDEKDGEPDEESDEPDEAKDDKEEAEEIPAFLSHRGKLLLFKSPESLVAFVRSGAPHDLAQLDTWGTLAERLQPADVVPLEEDAYELDLVVENLRGGADTWDLDLLIEAGEVARDLGYALRLAPVLTALSPGSPLDDLDEALRSASRGGLGGFMGRRRLKRIGAQQASLGWRTIIGKISAVVDWRD; translated from the coding sequence GTGGCCGCCCAGACGCCCAACCGGCAGGATGCCGACGAGCCCGAGACCGGTCTTGACGAGGATGCCGTGACGAGCGCGGCGGACGACGACACCGTCGACGACGACGAGGTGACCGCCGCGGAGATCGACCGCTCGCTTTGGGAGGAGACGCGGATCGACCCGGTGTCGATCGCGCTGCCGTCCGGCGTCGGTTACACCCTCCGGGCGTACCGGCCCTCCACCGAGGTGACGCCGACCGAGATCGAGGCGGAGGACGACGACGACCCGTTCGCCGCGCGTGCCCGCCGCCTCCGCGAGGACGAGGACGACGACCTCGACGACGAGGAGGACGGCGAACTCGTCATCCTCGACGAGAAGGCTAAGGAGCTCTTCGACGAGGCCGACAAGGACGAGAAGTCCGACGAGCCGGATGAGAAGGACGGCGAGCCGGACGAGGAGTCCGACGAGCCGGACGAGGCGAAGGACGACAAGGAGGAGGCGGAGGAGATCCCGGCGTTCCTCTCCCACAGGGGGAAGCTGCTCCTCTTCAAGAGCCCCGAATCGCTCGTCGCATTCGTCCGTTCGGGTGCTCCGCACGACCTCGCTCAGCTCGATACTTGGGGGACACTGGCCGAGCGACTTCAGCCGGCGGACGTCGTTCCGCTGGAGGAGGACGCCTATGAGCTGGACCTGGTGGTGGAGAACCTCCGTGGCGGCGCCGACACGTGGGACCTCGATCTGCTGATCGAGGCCGGCGAGGTCGCCCGCGACCTGGGCTACGCTCTTCGGCTGGCGCCGGTGCTGACCGCGCTCTCGCCCGGGTCTCCCCTGGATGACCTGGACGAGGCGCTGCGGTCCGCGTCGCGGGGCGGTCTCGGCGGCTTCATGGGCCGGCGCCGCCTGAAGCGGATCGGTGCGCAACAGGCGAGCCTCGGCTGGCGCACCATCATCGGCAAGATCTCTGCTGTCGTGGACTGGCGCGACTGA